DNA sequence from the Grus americana isolate bGruAme1 chromosome Z, bGruAme1.mat, whole genome shotgun sequence genome:
ATGAACTTCTGAACTCAGGTTGCCACTTAAAAGTCCAATGTTTCTTAGTGTACAAAGATCTTTCATTTATTCAGCATTCTTTCAGAAAGTGCAAGACAGACACACTGAAGCAGCCAGATATATCCACCAGGACAACTCTTTCAGTTCTTCAAATTGGCAGTATAATCAAAGAACAGAGATCACAATTTAGCAGATCTGTATTTTATTATCTCCAGAAATTTTCGTATCATGCATACTACTGATTGGCTTTTCCACCTACCTGAGAGATTCATGAATTTGTGACGTCTGAGTTTAAGaatcttttactttttctcagtTAAGATGTATTTGATAATATAGTCCTAGGATCATCACCTCAGTATTTTAtattctctcctccctcttgACATCCAAGTCCTCATATagtttaaagtatatttttacacaaaaaaCAAGCTCCAAAGAATCTGCACTGTTCCTACAGGGCACAAATGATGGTCCTAAGAAGCTTCATTCATGTTAGGgtgtatttttcataaatggTGACACTACATATTGGGACTCGTGAACCAACACCATATGACCATACATtaattaacagaaaacacaTGGAATAAATGAAGCAATCTTCATTATTCACAGATGGCAAGTTCTAGCAGTTGCTATTTTATAGGTTGCAAAGGATAAGGACAGTATAACAAAAATGTAGTTGTTAATCCATAAGAAAATACCACGGGATGCAAATCTgcattaatcttttttaaaaatctcaatttGCACATAGTTTAGTCATcaaatttaatctttttcccCTGGAATGCTGTAATTTGAGACATTTGTTCCCGGCGTCTCCTGCTTGCTTCCCATGAAGGATGAAGAGGCTGCTCCAAAGGTGCTTTCTTATTGTCGCATTTAATATCTGCAACTTTTGCAAATGGTTGCTTCTTGAACTGTGGTTCCTTTTTAAGAAGAACTGTGCCAGAAgtacaaaatgaaacattaaatatATCATGAACCTTCATAAAAATATGGTAAAACTATCCTGGGATTGCCGTTATTTTCAAGAATTTCTTAATGAGCCATGGGGAAAACATTCATCTGAATGTTCACAGCAAGATTTCCTCATCTTGCAGCCCAGTTAATTGTCACTTGGTAGACTGCAGATAGGTAAGGTTTATTACTGACCATGTTCAAAATTTGTGTAGACAAATATTCAGCACAATctcaacttttttcttcataataaaCAAATGAGATATTACATGACTCAAATCATATCCTTGGtacaatgaattaaaaaatggaatCATATACtgtaaatggaataaaatattgaaagagcTATTGAAGAAATTACAAGATAAACCACTTGTTAAGTATCATAATCTGACACTTCTTTGCCTGTGCACAGGCAACACTAACTGCTCAACATGAAGACAGATGGAAGAGCACTTTCCTGTGTAAACCCTACTTTAAGTATTTCTAatattcaaaaatataaaataacaaacaatATCCACAGATTAAAATGAGAGCTCAACAATTTGACTATTTTAacaataaatgttaaaatacgTGCCacaacactgaaatgaaaaaaatcagcctaTCATGATTAGACTGCAGAGTCAACAAAATCTCAAGATGTTTTTACTCTTTTAACTTCATCGGCTTAAGTAATACATACCTATTCTTCCATTTTTGAAAGGCTGGTCTttagtatttctaaaaataaaaagagaatttagGATTTTTCAAGAAACTTGTGAGATAACATACACCTGTGAATAAAGAATCGTCATTACCAAAACACTCATGCAATGACTTTTCAAGCATAAGATGCAAACCCCTTATATATTGTTTGCTATTTGTTAATAAAGAAGTAAAAGTAGAAGTATTCAGCAGTGACTTAATTTGGATGCAGATCTGGTTAGGAATCCTATGTACAGGTCAGTGCTAATGTGAATACGAAAAATAAGTGTCAAGAAAGCACAAGAAGATTGCAGAATAGTTTATCTGAAAATGTTCTAATCTGTAATTGGCTGAATTTATCCTTGTTTAGTAAGGGCTACTAAAAATCATAACAATTTCCATTActgggaaggaggcagggaatGGAGAACATAACAAGGGGAAAAGGTTCACCTTCTGTTTTGAGACTTCTGATTAGACAAAGAACTGCAGAACATTGATTccagcttgcttgcttttgcatGTGGCTTTCCTTCTTCCATGATCAAATCTTGTGCTGTCCCAGGCGctgtgttcttttctttcttcactatGTTTTTCTGAAGTCCATCCTTCTCTGTTGCTGAAGAAAGATCAGTAACTGCtgctatctttttctttctttttactttgcCAATGAAGAAATCATCATTGCTGTCACTGTCAGAATCTGATGACTGGTTATAAAACCTCTCTTCAGTACTATCATCAAAGTACTGCTCTTCATTAGGTTGTTCTTCATCACTGTCatcattaattatttcttttcttgcatttaatttgttcatgctcatattttctttccttttctgatagCCaagtttcttttgtgttttattctGCGTGACTGCTTGCACTTCTACTGCCTGAAATGAAGATTCTTCTGGAGCATATGCTTTCTCCATTTCCACAGTTTTCTGCTCAGATTCACTCTCAGAAAGTTCTTCAGCCACCCTGTCAGTTTCCATTTTCAtactcatttttgttttgttttcacgTCCTTGCTGGTTTTGAGCTAGGTTAAGAGCTTGGTCATCCAAATTGCTAGCAAAATGTTGCACTGATTTAGGCTGTTCTTCTGACTTAGCCTTTTTCGAAGGAGTGGCTTTGTCTGTGTTCTTTCTTGCATCCTTAAAAGCTTTTACAGCAGCTACACAAggggcagaagaaaaatcttttgttgCAGCTACACGAGTTTACATAAGTTATCttaatataataaaacatttttgcaagtTAAATATGTTGCATTGagtaacatatttaaaatgtcCTTATCAATCATTTACTGAACACAATGGGGCAAGAACTACCTTACAGTACAGCATCAACGAAAGCAAGGGAAAGAACCTGAAATTATTGCCAGCTGAATACACTGTTAAACTTGGGTTTAACTGtgaacttttctttctgcaaataatATGCAGCTGATAATCATGTTCATTTAGGGCATTACTTTATGTATAAAAACTGCAAATAGTAAATTGCTCAGATATAATTAAATGGGTATTTGACATGCTCTGTTATTAACAAAGTAAATTTGtgacattattattattattataactTGACTCTTTTTAACATCAACTTTAGCTGGAAAATTtgaatttaaagagaaaaggagataaCCTGAAGAACCAGGAAAGATTCCCTAAGGAGTATGGGGACAGTTTCCAGGGAAGTTTAAAGGAGCCGTTTGCAAAACCTTTTAGCTGCCTCTGGAAACCTAGCTGTAATGCtccttttacctttttatttgcatgttatTGTGCTCATTGCCAGTTCAGTCCTATTTAATTTAGAGATACTCCATTATATCCATTTGATTTTTAGACTTCCCATTATGAGCCCTGTTTGTCCTGCACCTTGTATCTTAAATGTCATGTAGCATACTGTCATAAGCCCATTTCAACCAATATAAATGACTACAAGCTTGTGACACCTGGTTCACTGCAGCTAGTTAAGGTTCTTTTCAGGACCTTTTcagttttttacttttctttttatactggTTGTTCACATCAGGAACATACAGGAACAAGGTAATTTACCAGTTAGCTACTGAAGTAATGAAAAAGTTAATATAAGAGTTCATACCTTTAAGTTCAACATATCTGGGTTTCAAGATGGGGTGTGTTGCAAGTCTTGCAGTGGCTCGCTCAGTTGGAGTACAATTTGGCtatacaaaataaattcaaaggCATTAAGTCAATAAAAAGATGAATACTGACACAGTTCTGTATCAGTTACGCTACAATGCATACTAATGTGATTCTGGAGTATTAACTAAACAAGAGTAAACTTATGACACTATGATATTTgagtatttcttatttttcctgtattactGTTATtctaaatgaggaaaaaatctgaCTGCCCAAACATTGACAGAAACATAACAGACATGTAAATCCACTATTTCTCAGGTAATGAATAGGCAtaacatgatttttattttaaaagcataccAGACACATCTTTCAGTGCTAACACGTTGATTTTTACATTCACTATTTTTTACATATGCAAAGCAAATTCATGAACCCCCTGAATGAAGAACATCATATTGCTAGAGGCATTCTGCATGAAGGAATACAGTAGCTTGCAAGAAGTGCAGTATGGATGCCATAAAAGTAGGCAAAATAACATAGCAGGTATTGAAGGAATATACACTAGATGTGGTTGAGAGGCAAGGTCTAACCTGATCTTAAAGACAAACAACCTTGAATTTGATGTAGTAGAATACTGGAACTCTGTAGACTgattcaaagaacaaaaatgatgTTCGTGctttaatttgaagaaaaaggagaaaagtaggaaattcttccatttctgaCAGTATATGACTCTTTCATATATTAGAAGTCACAGGTATGACACATTATAAAAGCTATCTCATTTTCAGGTTCTTGTCATCAGTctgcttgaaaaacaaaatgagaggTATCCAAGATTTTTCCAGACAGCtttgtcgtcttttttttttctgaagggacAGAAAGAGGATATAACAGGCTTGCAAAACACAAATTTAGCAGTAAGATTTCTTAAAGCCCGCAGTGGAATTCtttgggagaaaggagaaaagacacACCTCCCTCCTAGTGGTACTGTAATGGATATATGTTTAAATTGTTGCTACCTGTGATTTGAGCTATATGCTACAGGAAGTACTACAGCAGAAGCCACCGAAACCAATAGATGATGCGCCTAGTAAAGAACTGGGCAAGTGACCAAatctgagctggttttggtgccGAACAACTCAACACAACATGCTGCCTTTCCTGTCCTGAGCGATCACTGCAATGGATGGAGCCCCAGTCACAGGCATGTAAATGATAGCgaataaggggtggagattGTACTAGCCCTGCCATGGGATGGAATTAATGTTCTCCACAGCAGCCAAGATGGTGCGGagctttggatttgtgactaGAACATTTTAGAGTTGGTAATACACCAatattttagctattgctgagcagtgcttgctctgtttctcactctgcctTCCCAACAAGCAGGCAGGGGTGGGCAAGAGGTTGGGAAGGAAACACACCTGGTGGGACCGCTGATCCAAAttgaccaaaaggatattccattCCATATCAAGTCGTGCTCAGCATTAAAAGCtcgaggaaaggaaaggaatgggACTTTGTTTGTGGTtctggcatttgtcttcccaagtaaccgtgaaatgaagccctgctttctgGGATGTGgctaaacatctgcctgccaaTGTGAAGCAGTGAATAAATTCCTTATTCTCCTTTGCTTACACACACAGCTTTGCTTCacttattgaactgtctttgtctcaagcCACACTTTTTCTCACTTTCGCTCTTCTGATGCTATCCCCATCCTGCGGGGGtggggtgagcaagcagctgctgggtgcttagttgctggctggggtcaaACCACGACACAAACACTACCTAATAAATCAGCAATGCATGTTTAAAGTATCTGATTTGCTTGAAATGAGTGCTCAGTGGGGAATCTTACTTGTTTGTATGTACATTTTCTTCCAGCAGAATTATGCCACTTAATATAAACAGTTAGGTATTCATTGCATAAAGACAGACGGACACCTCAATGCCAACTACTACTGCAAGAGAGACACTTTGAGTGCTTTGGTCTGAAGGAAACAGCAGAAGACACTACAGCTACAACAGAGCCAGTACTTCtaaatgcagaaacatttaaTTGGTTGTTCCTCAACCAATGCAAAGCAAATCCCATTGGTATTTCTTTTGCCATAGTTCTAGAGCTTACAAAATATACTCTGGGTATGTCTGCTCATATTTCATGTTTGAAGTGCAGAGCATCTGGGAATTCTAGcaccttcctttctcctcaagTCTCTGCTATTACAACGTTATTTCTTCAGGTCAAGAAAAACTGGAACAATGTTTTCTCTGTAGACTGTCTACAGGACTATGAACACTGGCCAGAGGAGATGGGTCAAAAGATGGGTCCGTTTCCAAGGGCCACAGACTGGCTTACTTTCAAGCTAGCCTAGCTCTGAGAACttgaaatctgaattttgaTCCCCATGTGACAGTGCTGCACGCTGCCACCAGATTCCTGGGACAGCTCACATTTCTGAAGATCAAACGCTATTTTCTTTGGAGATTTTTCTATAGCTGGAAAATCTATTTCTAACCTTAATTAATACACTTTTTCCCTTAGCTACTTCCtgtgggttttgaaagaatataCCATGAagttcagaaagcagcagcagcttctgtgcaACATCTGGTGTCctttaattcaaatatttatagaaaGGGTTTAAGCATATACATGCCAATCCATATGGAATAaccacattttttccttatagcAAAATACTTCATGAACACTACTCACACTGATAGACAGCAGCCAACAAACATACAATATGACATTCACATTCTCtaaaatttcccatttttctggttttttttggcaCATCCAATactcaatttatttttcctcaagtatttttcagtgtatAAAACCTtggtagaaaataaaactaaacagaaaaaggTCAACCGTATTTACAGCAAGAACaccctttccccctccccctgcccccagtaTGTTTAATTATACAGATACTGGTATTGTACATATTTATTATTCTCACATGTTCCTGCtactttttgtattattttgcactattcatttttttacaCAACAACGTCCTAGTACTTCCCATAGAACACTCCCCCTTGTTCAGTGGGCACTGCAAAGTGAACAAAGCAACTGAGCAGTGCATAGTCACACTTTTCAGTGAGGAGTTATAAGCTACATACAGAACCACCTGGAAATCAGAGTCTCCTCAAACTTTTTATCTTGGTAAGTGCTGCATTCTATATATAGTACTAAAGACAACTATCATCACTGTCATGCTTCATTAAACTCCATGTGGACATTTAACTGAATTAACTGCACTGATATCTATTTTCAAATCtgttaaaatgaaaggaaactgAAACCACATAGACAAGCATTCTTCAAACTCAGTTGTAGATGTGCACACAGAAGCACAAACCTCAAAACATAACTAGTCAGTTATAGCATAATAAAGCAGCAGTTGTGTAACTTACAAAACGTGCAAACACAAAGGGGAGACAAACTTTGTACAATGTGGCAATGATTGGGAAGAGAATGGACATTACAAGGTTGCTAAGATAAAAACAACACTCATGATATAAGTTTTGAGATGTGCTAGAATAGGGGTCAGAAGTAGTACAGACTGGTTCTGAGAGCTGGCAGCactgggtgaaaaaaaaaaggcagcatgaTGGAAACATCAGATAGAAGTTGTGTGGGCAGTACCTGCTTCATACAACACAGGTGATAAAGTGATATGAAAAACCGAGTGTCTCAGGGCCCTGGGGCAGATGGGATTGCAGGAGTTGAAAGGGATACCTTGTTAGCACGCTTGAGACAGTAGAGCTTCAGGAAGAATTAAAGGGCAGAAACCTGGGATCAACTCAGGAACATGAAATGGAGACTTCTGACCATTGTTTCATTCTGATTACTCTCCCCATTCAAGTCTACTTTTGTTCATACCCTCTCTGCTGTAATTACAATCAATATTAGGAAAGAAAGATCTTAGGATCATAGGATCGGATCCTGTGAcatcctgagttggaagggacccataaggatcattgagtccaactcctggctccacacaggaccagctgaatcagagcatatgactgagagagttatccagacacttcttgaactcagtcaagctcggtgctgtgaccacttccctggggagcctgttccagtgcccgaccaccctctcagtgaagaaccttttcctaatattcaacctaaacctcccctgatcGCAGCTTCATGCCATTCCCTCAGgttctgtcactggtcaccacaggcaggagatcagcgcctgccaCCTCGCTACCCCTCGTGAAGAAGTGGTAGgccgtgatgaggtctcccctcagtctcctcttctctaggctgaacaaaccaagggacttcagcctctcctcatatgtcttcccctctagacccttcaccatctttgttgccctcctttggacactctccgatagttttatgtcctttttatactgtggtgcccaaaactgcacacagtactcgaggtgaggccacaccagcaCAGTGTagagggggacaatcacttccctagaccagctagcaatgctgtgcttgatgcaccccaggatacagttggccttcccggcagcctgggcaccctgttGACTcctgttcaacttgctgtcgaccaagatccccaagtccctttcagcatggctggtctccagcgtctcatcgcccagtctgtatgtatagccagggctgccccttcccaggtgcagaatctggcacttgcccttgttaaacctcatgcggttggtgattgcccagttctccaacctgtccagatctctctgcaaggccccTCCACCCTTGATGGAATtgacagctcctcccaatttggtgtcatctgcaaacttgttcatgacaccttctagtcctacatccaagtcatttatgaaaacattaaaaagaactggccctaaaatggagccctggggaaccccactagtgactgaTCACCAGCCAGATGTAATCCCGTTTACCATAAGAACAGAAGTCATACTTCCATTCTTCAGTTAACTTCTGTACAAAAGGGGATTGTCTTGTTACAGGTCTCACCAGAAACAAGAATGCTAGCAGAAAAGTACACTGCTATAACAACTACTACTAGAATTTCAACCAGGTCAAAGGACAGTGCTACCAAACTGGTAATGCTTGGTGGTCCTGTATGTGTCACATTAGATGATCtctcagttatttaaaataatgacattCAGATGGAGACAGTCAGAAACCCCACTGACTAGTATGCAGTACATTGCAAAAGccacaacacaaaaaacaacCTCGAAGTATGTCATACTCAAGTTTCTAAATTAACTAGAATTGCAGTTTAATGTTGAGTGTaactgttttgggtttgcgtggcaaggttgTGGtaatgggggtgggggggaaggggcgctacaggggtggcttctgtaagaagctgctagaagcttcccccatgtccaacagagccaatgccagccagttCTAAGAAGGACCCGCCGCTtgccaaggccgagcccatcagccagGGTGGTATTgtctctggggtaacagagttaagaaggaagaaaaaaaggagcagcagttttttgcagccagagagaggagtgagaagatgtgaaacagccctgcagacaccaaggtcagtgcagaaggaggggcaggaggtgctccaggcgccagagcagagattcccctgcagcccttggacaagaccatggtgaggcaggctgtcctgctgcagcccacggaggatgatgggggagcagagattccacctgcagcccatggaggaccccacgccagagcaggtggatgcccgaAGGAGgttgtgaccccgtgggaagcccacactggagcaggctcctggcaggacctgtggccccgtggagagaggagcccaggctcgagcaggtttgctggcaggacttgtgaccccatgggggacccacgctggagcagtctgttcctgaaggtctgcaccccatggaagggacccacgctggagcagttggtgaagaactgcagcccgtgggaaggactcgtgttggtgaagttggtggaggactgtctcctgtgggagggaccccaggctggagcaggggcagagtgtgaggagtcctccccctgaggaggaaggagcagcagagacaccgtgtgaggaactgaccacaacccccattccccatccccctgggctgctggcggggaggagggagagaaaatcgGGAGTAACattaagcctgggaagaaggaaggagtgagggggaagtgttttaagatatagtttttatttctcattattctgctttgcttgttaataaattagatgattttttttttctaagttgagtttgttttgcctgtgatggtaattggtgagtgatctctccctgtccttgtttcgacccaggagccttttgttgtattttctctcccctgcccagctgaggagggcagtaacagagtggctttggggggcacctggcctccagccagggtcaatccatCACAGTAGTAACAGCCTGTttttataccaaaaaaaaaggcagagataaTGCTAAACCTCAGTTCTGGGCCAAAACAAGATGTCATTGCAATACCCTTTGTAGCGGCTTAGGAGAAGAGCTGTGTCtccactaaaaaaaccccagaaaacctgTTAATCCACACGTTCTTCCCGGAGCTCTAACTACTTACAGCTGTCCTTCATAATACCAGATGTGGTTAATGTGGAGTCACAGGGTGGCTGAAAGTGCCAGAACATGGCTGCCACCCAAGTCCATCCCATGACCTCATACTGCTTTGGAATAAGACCCTTGACAAAAGTTACTTTCTGACTGTGAAATGCTGCTAGTTCTCCCTCTTTATGTCTCTAAGACCTACAGTATGTGATTTATGGTGATCAGACACGGTGAAGATTTTGGAATGACTGGCAATTGGCTAACGGTATCACTTGTGGCAGCATTGATGTCTCTCAGCTCCTGACAGCAAGAGATTGGTGACTGTGTCTCACCCTGACAATAGGAGGATGGATCAAGTAGGGGATGCAGTAAACAGGTCTCTCTTGGATTTGGCAAGAGTTTAAAAGAGAGTGGTTCTCCCAAATACAGAAATAGGAGAGCGCAATCCCGTAGCattaaaaggagagaaacagcagcactAAATGCTTCAGACTCTGCACTGCAAATGGATAGTGAAAACCTGTCAGATTTATAATCAACTGTTACCCAGTTTTTATTCAAGCCTTCCCAGTTTTCCATGTAATCAAAATGATTGTAGAGGTGTTACAAAGTAGCTGATGCACAAGCTTAATAACAATACAGGTGGGAAGTTCTTGCAGCAATTAATTCTGTGTGGATCTCAGGAAATCATACAAGtttcatcagattttttttttattggactatatacaatttttaaaatagactgATGAAAAATTTCCATTGAAGCTAAAATGCATGTCCTAACAGATCTAAACCCTTTACAAAAAACCTCAGCAGGATAAGGTCTTGTAATAGAACAATACAAGAAAAATGGAACAATTTCTTAAAAACCATCAAAATACACAAGGAAACCTGAAGTCCCACTTGGCTTCTTGTTTATCATTCTTTTCAAAGCTTGTCACAGTTTATAATAATTTacactgttttctgttattGTGGTAATTCAACCATGAAAATATATGGATATTTACTTTATTTATCTTGcaagctgtggtgggttgaccctggctggaggccaggtgccccccaaagccactctgttactgccctcctcagctgggcaggggagagaaaatacaacaaaaggctcctgggtcgaaacaaggacagggagagatcactcaccaattaccatcacaggcaaaacaaactcaacttagaaaaaaaaaatcatctaatttattaacaagcaaagcagaataatgagaaataaaaactatatcttaaaacacttccccctcactccttccttcttcccaggcttaatGTTACTCCcgattttctctccctcctccccgccagcagcccagggggatggggaatgggggttgtggtcagttcctcacacggtgtctctgccgctccttcctcctcagggggaggactcctcacactctgcccctgctccagcctggggtccctcccacaggagacagtcctccaccaacttcaccaacacgagtccttcccacgggctgcagttcttcaccaactgctccagcgtgggtcccttccatggggtgcagaccttcaggaacagactgctccagcgtgggtcccccatggggtcacaagtcctgccagcaaacctgctcgagcctgggctcctctctccacggggccacaggtcctgccaggagcctgctccagtgtgggcttcccacggggtcacaacCTCCTtcgggcatccacctgctctggcgtggggtcctccatgggctgcaggtggaatctctgctcccccatcatcctccgtgggctgcagcaggacagcctgcctcaccatggtcttgtccaagggctgcaggggaatctctgctctggcgcctggagcacctcctgcccctccttctgcactgaccttggtgtctgcagggctgtttcacatcttctcactcctctctctggctgcaaaaaactgctgctcctttttttcttccttcttaactctgttaccccagagacAATACCACCctggctgatgggctcggccttggcaAGCGGCGGGTCCTTCTTAGaactggctggcattggctctgttggacatgggggaagcttctagcagcttcttacagaagccacccctgttgCCCCACCACTACCAAAAtcctgccatgcaaacccaatacagaagCGTTATCGAAGTAGAAGACCAATGGCAACATGGGGTACTCTACACAACCTTTTTGCTCATCTGCAGAATTGCATACAATAGAAGGCAGAGGTCTGGAGAATCTAGCTGGGCTTGCATTAACAGCAGTAGCACTGACTGCCAATTCATCACCGAATTCCACAGACTCTTATACCCGGCATCAGGGAGAAGCATGAGATTCTTCCAAATACTATCAAGGTCTTTACACTGCCCTAACTGCATTTGAATCCCTGGACTAAAGTTATTCTTTTCCCCGTAATTTGTTCACTTAGATTTACCTTCACTCCTACATccattttggcttttcttttatcAAAAAGGGGTACGAAGTATAAACAAGTTCATATCATTGTCTCCcctccttttaaaataagaatttcaaaataggccataaattcaaacaaaaatacatttcttgctGTTCTTTGCTACATGCATGATAAAAATACCTACTATCTAAgcatatgaaaacatttaaaggcACTTTAAGAAGCCTAGCACTTTACCAGTATTAGAAGACCACATTTAATTGGAGTATAAAAGAGTCAATAGAATTTCTCTGGATTAACCTGTCACAACTAATTTAGCCAACCACACAGGTGTGAGgtaaatgcttatttttcagattGGGAAATGGTCAAAGAGAAATGGCGTGTTTCATCCCAAACTACCATAATGATCTACAGCAAAGCTTGGCATAAACCCCAGACATACCCAAGTACAAATTACGTACTTAATCTTCTACTaattctttcctccttctctttatgcacaaaataatttctatgattgtttcaataaagaaaagtcaaagaaaaaaaccccagaataaAGCAGGCATGGATTCTTAATTATCTCCTCATGGAGAAGAGTGTCAACTCC
Encoded proteins:
- the SRFBP1 gene encoding serum response factor-binding protein 1, giving the protein MAPVLNLNNEVVKMRKDVKKARVLTIRRLTRHIGKLKLKKGSEDLKMKNQKRVERLIEEIHAMKEIKPDEVTRLALRTEVNFESVCRKPNCTPTERATARLATHPILKPRYVELKAAVKAFKDARKNTDKATPSKKAKSEEQPKSVQHFASNLDDQALNLAQNQQGRENKTKMSMKMETDRVAEELSESESEQKTVEMEKAYAPEESSFQAVEVQAVTQNKTQKKLGYQKRKENMSMNKLNARKEIINDDSDEEQPNEEQYFDDSTEERFYNQSSDSDSDSNDDFFIGKVKRKKKIAAVTDLSSATEKDGLQKNIVKKEKNTAPGTAQDLIMEEGKPHAKASKLESMFCSSLSNQKSQNRRNTKDQPFKNGRIVLLKKEPQFKKQPFAKVADIKCDNKKAPLEQPLHPSWEASRRRREQMSQITAFQGKKIKFDD